AGAACTTGCCGTAAGACCTCTCAACTCTATGCCAATGATCtccttctttctcttcctctcgTATCCTCTCGCCGCTTATCTGCACAACTCGATTCACCTCCACTTCTATCTTTATCTCATCCTTCTTCATCCCCGGCACATCGAGCCTGATCACATGCTCTTCTGGTGTTTCTTTCCAGTCCACTCTCGCTGGAGACAGAGCCACGCTCTGATCCCTATCAAGACCTAGTGGGATTTGCTCCAAGACTCTGAAAGGATCCCGCAAGGACCCTTCAATTGTTTTGATGTTCCCGAGGAAC
The Raphanus sativus cultivar WK10039 chromosome 1, ASM80110v3, whole genome shotgun sequence DNA segment above includes these coding regions:
- the LOC108811768 gene encoding LOW QUALITY PROTEIN: 22.0 kDa heat shock protein (The sequence of the model RefSeq protein was modified relative to this genomic sequence to represent the inferred CDS: substituted 1 base at 1 genomic stop codon), whose protein sequence is MKQFSLSLLALFLITLFLGNIKTIEGSLRDPFRVLEQIPLGLDRDQSVALSPARVDWKETPEEHVIRLDVPGMKKDEIKIEVEVNRVVQISGERIREEEKEGDHWHRVERSYGKFWRQFRMPDNVDLDTIKAKLENGVLTITINKISTDKVKGPRVVDIEFKDDQTDKVSSAXS